tttcctagaGATGCTCAATATAAACCAGTAAATGTATGATTACCTGAAGTTGCTCAATGATCTCGAGACCAATATTGGCATGATTCTCTTTTTGTCACACTCCGGTGATGGAAGAGAGATGAATAAAGACTTAGAGCTGCAATCAGATCGAAAAGACATCTATCAGTGCAAATATGAACttagttaatatttttatttttcatccaTCACACAAGCTTAACAATTTACCTAAACCTACTAGAGCTATATATAAACCATCATCGGAAAAATAGGACGACGTATATGTTAAACTACGTACTCACTCATATATAAACACCCATATGATCCCTTGTTTTTTCTGGTTAAGGTCTCATTTCAACATGGCTAAGCTCTTTTGTAAAACCATTTTATGTTCTAGCTCACATTTTTGCTGATATTTACAGttcataaaaagaaagaaaaaagaatattaccTGAAGTGGCTCAAAGATCTTGGGACCAAGAATGGCAAGATTCGCTTCTTGTGTCACAGTCCATCGTAGAAAAGACATAAAATTAAACTGCTAATCAAACAATGCAAATAGGAATCCTATAgatattaaatcaaaatcacacaagagaaaatgttaaaaaaaatattattaaacaaaatgctTATAACAAGCACATGCTTTATGAATAGTATCGGATACGATAGGGGATTAAGTCGCGACACTAATGATGATAAGATCCAAAAATGCTGAAAGGGGTAAGGGAGGGTCCAATAGTTATTGGTAAACTTTTAGGACACTAGCAAGAAAAAGGAAGCCTCCTAATTTCCTTATAGCAATAGTCAAGAGAATCTCATTCCACTTAACTACAAAACCTTTATTATGTCCTTTTAAAGGACTAGACTCTaatgatcatgatcatcataTCAAAGCTTTTGTCCGTTCACTAAAATTTTATGTGGTTGCTAAAAGAATGGTCAttctaaaaatctctcatttCGAAGTATATATTCTTCCAACTGGCTTATAACCCCACACATTGCTTTTCCCCTCCTACATATAAGGAGCTCCACACTCTCTCAAAACTTAACCAATTCAAATCATCTCTACTCATCATCAATACAACAACCAACCTTATTCTCAATTCCTCATTTTTGATCCACATTTTTACTAATGGCTTCCAATTCAGTCAGCACTTCCCGAAGCTCTAACTCTTCATGGACACCTAAACAGGACAAGAAATTCGAAATGGCGTTGGCTACATATGACCAAGACACTCCTGACCGCTGGCAAAACGTGGCAAAAGCTGTTGGTGGAAAATCAGCTGAGGAGGTAAAGCGACATTACGAATTGCTAATCAGGGATGTGAATGACATTGAGTCTGGACGCTATCCACAACCTAGGTACCGTAACACAAATTGAAGCCATTAATAACATGACTTAAATCAAGAAGAGGACATTTGAGAGAATCTATGAAGAACTAATTAAGAATTCGATGTATTGCTTTTATTGGCTTTGTTtaatttcagtttggttttcGATACTATGTAATAATCTCTCTCAGTTCCATcctcatttatatattttagtcaaTTTGAGTTCATATAGTAACAGTCTCGGATCATACTCTCAGTTTAATGTATTAAGCATACTAACCAGCCAACACGCCATATTATATTTGGCACCTCAGCTTTCAGCTTAATTCCGAAATCTCTTGGGCATTATCTGATcgaacaattataaaaaatgaCTGATGGTAAAtggaagaggagaaagaagatcatggattgtttcaaaatataaaaacgaaCCAATTGTATTTCGTTAACAATTAATCTTTCGGATTTACACAAACTACATGCACCGAGTAAAGAAGATTTTGAGCGGGAACTTTTTTACATTGAACATTTCAAAATTTCGATTTTCACAAGCAAATAAATTGTAAgactacaaaatttgtttcattttcagtGTATATATTATTCACAtgtctttttcatttaaaagttatatatatatatatatatatatatatatatatatatattttttttttttaaaaacaatagaaTTCCTTATAATAACTCAAATATTTGTAGTCTATgttttgtaatagaaaaattATGGACAAAAACTCGAAATGATCAAATGAAAAATAGTACTAACGATGCTTTCGAAATTCGTAATTAAGtctgtatctatatatataaagttcacTTTACTCACTCCTGGTGCTGCCACGTCAGCCATATCCTCTTTAATTTTTGTGGGCCTTACAGATTTTAATAAAGCCTTTAaacaattatacaaatgacaaactgtTTCACTAGATTTAATCCAAAGTTTGTAGGCCCAGCACTATTTCATCCAAAATCTGTAGGTCCAGTACTATTTCATCCAAAATCTGTAGGTCCaacattatttttaaatcttGTGGATTCAACCTGATAATATTTCATCCAAAGTTCAGCGGTGTGAATGaaactctaattttattattcaaccataaaaaataaaaaaaaataaaaaaaaaaacgaaagaaaagaaTAGAGCATTTAGCCGATATATATGAAGTAAAACACTGAATTTGGAATAATATTATCACCTATTCGTACCTAAATTTCTTTCATGTATCATTTATGCTTAATTCGTTTACATATATGTGCATCATATGGTTAAGACACATAATTAtaagagacaaataaaatattttcttagcaAGAAGACAAGAACAATGATTAGAATATCCATTGATcttgtaattatatatcatcatttctAGCTACAAAAACATCCACCTAAgcaatttttttacttcaaaataaatttaaaatattcatttagcgcatatttatgttaattataattaatagaaagtttaaataaaaatataattagtaaaataaataaaatgttaaaataaaaaaacaatactataattttttattagtggtaatagtataattaaaaatttctattaaactgatcataattaaaattataaatgtattattgagttttagaatggaagtaaattttaaatttatggtagagtaaaaaaaat
The Camelina sativa cultivar DH55 chromosome 15, Cs, whole genome shotgun sequence DNA segment above includes these coding regions:
- the LOC104747666 gene encoding protein RADIALIS-like 4 is translated as MASNSVSTSRSSNSSWTPKQDKKFEMALATYDQDTPDRWQNVAKAVGGKSAEEVKRHYELLIRDVNDIESGRYPQPRYRNTN